The window GGCCGAGCGGGTTTTGCGGTTTCCACCGGGTCATACAGGTTGCTGCGGCCCGCCGCATAACGGGCGCCGCCGTTTTCAAAGTCCATATAAAAATAGCTGGCAGCCAGGTTGACCTCATGACTGACTGGACCTGTGTGGAACCAGTTGCGCACGCCCGCCGTGGCAGTGCGAACATTCTCGTCACGGGTGAAATCCCGTGGCTGTACGCTGAAGTCGCCGGCATCGTTGGTCACGGAAACCGCATGTCGAAGGAAGTCGTGATTGCTTTTGCGAGCACCAACACCGCCGTAGACCATCACCGAATCACCGACATCAAACTCAGCGTTGAGCGTGCCGAAGGTGTCCTTGGTCCGCGCCTGGCTCCACGGTTGCGCGTAGTTATCACGCACATCGTTGGCGTTGGGCACCTTGGCATTGGCGGCGACTTGCACGCGTTCTTGCGGTGCGTCGGTATCGCGCTCGGTGTGACCCACATCGGTGGAAATCCGCAGCCGCTCACCGCGAAAATCCAGGCCCAACACGGCCATGTCGCGGTCGACACTCTGGTGATCCCACTCCGTGTCGCCGGACTGTTTTACGCCGTTGAAACGCAGGCCGAACTGGTTGTCCTCACCAAAACGCCGGCCGACATCCACCGCGCCGCCGATTTGATTGTTGGAAGCGTAATTGGCGGTCAGCGAGGTGATGGGTTTGTCCGTCGCACGTTTCGGCACGACGTTGATCCCGCCGCCGACGCTGCCTCGCGGCGAAATACCGTTGATGAGCTGGCTCGGGCCTTTGAGGATGTCGACGCGATCGGCCATTTCCATGTCGATCGTGTACGTCGGCAATACGCCGTAGAGGCCGTTGTACGCCACATCACTGTTGAACAGGCTGAAGCCTCGGATGGTGAATTGTTCATAGCGCCCGCCCGCCGGGTTGGTCGCGCGCACGGACGGGTCATTGGCGATCAGGTCGCCCAGGGTTCGGGCCTGCTGGTTCTTGACCGTCTCGCTGGTGTAGGTGGTCATGCTGAACGGGGTTTCCATGAAGTCTTTCGACCCCAGCAACCCTTGCGAGCCTCGGCGTGCGACCTGGCCGCCCGCAAACACGTCCGCGTCCGACGAGTCGGTGGCGCCGAGGATCGAGGTCGGCGCCAACTGCAGGCTACTGCCCTGCGCCGCCGGAATCAGCGTGTAAGCCTGCTCGCCCACCGGTTGCAGTTGCAGGCCGGAGCCCAGCAACAACCGGGTGAAGCCCTCCTCCACACCGAATTCACCAGACAAACCATTGCTGTTGCGCCCGCTGACCAGTGCCGGGTCCACCGACAGATTGACACCGGCCAGACCGGCAAATCGGGTTAGCGTGGAACTCAGGCTGCCGGCCGGCACCTGATAACTGCGCCGGGCCGATTCGTCGGCCCAACTGGACTGGATCAGCAGCGGACTGGCACTCAGGCTCAACAGCAAACTCAACTGCAACAACGGACGCAAACGACTGGGGAATACGGCGGGCATTGGAAGAAGCTCTCGATTTTGTTCACTTGCCTGGAATGACCAGCGAGACGAAAAAAAGGGACAGGCTTCAGCCAGTTTTTTCTGTGGGGGGAATGTTTCGAGGAACGAGCGACACCCAGAAGCGGGTGCGCGTATGAATCTCGATGGGCAGACTGGCGGCCAGCAAAGACAACACTTGATCGGTGTTGTCGAGACGGAAACTGCCGGTGATGCGCAGGTTTTCCAGCGCCGGATCCCAGCGCAACAACCCGGAACGGTAGCGACTCAACTCGCGCAGGAAGTCCCCCAGCGGCTGGTTCTGCGCCATCAACACGCCTTCGCGCCAGCCCGGCATCAACGCGTCGAATGGCGTAACAGGCCCGGCCCCGGAGGCTTGCAGAGTGACTTGCTGTCCTTGCTGCAAGGTCAGCGCCGGCCCGTGCAGCGGCTGCAGTTGCACCACGCCGCGAACCACCGAGACGTTGCAGTCGCGCTCATTGAGACGCACGCAGACTTCACTGCGACTGACGCTGATCCGGCCGTAAGGCGCATTGATCATCAGTGGTGAGCTGCCGGAAACGTTGAGCGCCATTTCGCCGCGTACCAGCGTCAACTGACGCGCAGCAAGATCCACATTCACCGCACTCGCGGTGTTGAGCTGCAACGAACTGCCATCGGCCAACGCCAGCCGTTTATGTTCGCCGGTGCTGGTGTGCAAATCGGCGCGCCAGACGTCCAGCGGCAACTGCCGACTGATCAGCCACGCTGTGGGCACCAGCGCCGCCAGGCCGAGCGCGCGTTTCAGCGCCGCCCGACGTGCCGGATCCGGACGGTCCAGCGTCGCCATGGCCAGTGCCGAGGGCAAATCGGAAAAGCGTTGGCGCAACAGTTGAATCTTCTGCCAGGCGTGTTCATGCCGGCCATCGCTGCTGCGCCAGTGTTGCAGGCGCGCCTGATCGTCCTCCGTGGCCTCGCCGGATTCCAGCAACGCCAACCATTGCGCGGCGGCACGGGCGACTTCCCGCGCGTCGGCGCTGGGTGCGACACGCATCAGAAATCCACCAGCAAGCAATGCTCATAGGCTTGCGCCATATAGCGTTTGACCGTGCGTTCCGAGACCTGCAAACGCTCGGCGATCTCGCGATACCCGAGGCCTTCGAGCTGACTCCACAAAAACGCCCGACGCACCGGCCGTGGCAAACCATCGAGCAATTCATCCAGCGCCTGCAAGGTTTCCAGCAGCAACCAGCGGTGCTCCGGCGAAGGCACGCTCTCCTCCGGCAACTGCGCGAGGGCTTCGAGGTAGGCTTTTTCCAGGCTGCGGCGGGTGTAGAAATTGCTCAGCAGACGCTTGCCCACGGTCAGCAAATACGCCCGGGGTTCGCGCATATCGGCAATCGGCTGAGCGCTGCACAGCACGCGCAAGAAGGTGTCCTGACTCAGATCCGCCGCATCCCAGGCGTTGCCCATGCGACGACGCAACCAGGTTTCCAGCCAGCCTCGATGGTCGCGATACAGTTGCTGCAGGCTCTGCTCCGAGGGTGCGGCGGCTTCAATCATGTCAAGAGACCCTGCGCGAAGAAGAATTCAAATGAGACTGATTCTAATTAAGTTCATTCGCGATACAAAGGTCTTTCTCACGCGCAGACGAGACTGGCGCGCCCAATCCAATTGACCGCGCCCTCCCCTTGATGCTCGGAGCGGATTATTTGTGCAGGCGTTTAAGCGTCTCGCTGGGCAACTCGTTGAACAGCGCCCGATAACTGCTGGAAAACCGCCCCAGGTGCCAGAACGACCAATTCATTGCCACTTCGGCCACCGTGGTTTCCGTTGGCCGGCGGCTGAGCAGTTCGCGATGGGCACTGTTCAACCGGCGCAAGCGCAACCAGTGGCTTGGCGTCATCCCGGTGTAATCCTTGAAGGCTTGCTGCAGTTGACGCAACGAAACGCCCGCCACGTTTGAAAGCTCAAGCAGATTGAGGGTTTCTTCGGGCGAGTCGGCGGCCCACTCGCCGACGCGCTTCATGATCGTTCGCTCTTCGGTGCGGCGCTGCAAGCCGCTACGGTCAAGGTTGACCCTGGCGTTATCGAGGATGAACAGACAGTCCTCCAGCAGCTGTTTCGTCAATGCATCTTTGCTAGGCATATCAACAGCTTGCGACAACTTCGTGAGAGTCGAGCTTAACCAGCGACTAAACAAGGCGTTCTGCCCGCCATTGAGTGGCGCCATGAACAAGCCTTCGAGTTTCGCCACATCCAGACCGTGCTGACGGACGAATTCGGGGCCGAATACCACGGCGATTTCCTGATAGTTCTCCGGGGTGATCCAGATGTTGCGGCTGTCTTCATTGAGCAGATACAGCGCGTTGTCGCTGCGATCGAAACAGAACGCGAGGGCACCCGACGGCGCGCTGAAATTCTGCTCGACCCGGGTGTTCATCTGCTCTTCATAAACCTCGACACCTTGCAGGTCCAGATACCTGATTTGCCCGGCGAAATGCCCCGGCGACATCTGCTGGTAATGCTGGACCCAACCCGGTGTGGCGCGGATTTGCTCGGAGACATCAGCGGTGTTGAACGCTTGAACCTGTAACGGATTGCACGTTGTCATGGGGTGACCTTGCGCACTCTTTTGGTGCGCTTTGGTGCTGCTTAAAGTGGATAGATGGAACTGCAAGGCGCGCCCAAGATAGTCGTCAACGCGCCACAGGGGAAGGGGCGGAAGATGAAACCCGCCCTCCCCGGCGTCTATAAAACCAATAACGAGGTCTTTATGAATGCCCCTTTCGATCAGCTGCTCACTTGGCTGAAAGATCACAAGATTACCGAAGTCGAATGTGTGGTCAGCGACCTGACCGGCATTGCCCGCGGCAAGATCGCACCGACCAACAAGTTCCTGCATGAGCGAGGCATGCGCCTGCCGGAAAGTGTGCTGCTGCAAACGGTAACCGGGGATTTTGTCGACGACGACATCTACTACGACCTGCTCGATCCTGCCGACATCGACATGGTCTGCAAGCCAGTGGCCGACGCCGTGTACGTGATTCCATGGGCGATCGAGCCAACCGCCATCGTCATCCACGACACCCTCGACAAGTTCGGCAACCCGATCGAACTGTCGCCGCGCAACGTGCTGAAGAAAGTCTTGCAGCTGTATACCGACAAGGGCTGGAAGCCGATTGTCGCGCCGGAAATGGAGTTCTACCTGACCCAACGCTGCGAAGACCCTGACTTGCCGCTCAAGGCTCCGCTGGGCCGTTCGGGCCGTGCCGAAAGTGGTCGGCAGTCGTTCTCCATCGACGCCGCCAACGAATTTGATCCGCTGTTCGAAGACGTCTATGACTGGTGCGAGCTGCAAGGCCTGGACCTCGACACGCTGATCCACGAAGACGGCCCGGCGCAGATGGAAATCAACTTCCGTCACGGCGACGCGCTGGATCTGGCCGACCAGATCACCGTGTTCAAACGGACCATGCGCGAGGCTGCGCTCAAGCACAACGTCGCGGCGACGTTCATGGCCAAGCCGATTGGCGACGAGCCGGGCAGCGCCATGCACATCCACCAGAGCGTGGTGGACATCGCCACGGGCAAGCCGATCTTCGCCAACGCCGACGGGCAAATGAGCGAGTTGTTCCTGCACTACATCGGCGGCTTGCAGAAGTACATCCCGAAAGTGCTGCCGATGTTCGCGCCGAACGTCAACTCGTTCCGCCGCTTCCTGCCGGACACTTCGGCGCCGGTCAACGTCGAATGGGGCGAAGAAAACCGCACCGTCGGTTTGCGTGTGCCGACCTCAAGCCCCGAAGCCATGCGCGTGGAAAACCGTTTGCCGGGCGCCGATGCCAACCCGTACCTGGCGATTGCCGCGAGTCTGCTCTGCGGTTACATCGGCATGGTCGAAGGCATCGAACCGAGCGCTGCGGTACAAGGCCGCGCTTACGAGCGCCGCAACCTGCGCCTGCCGATCACCATTGAAGAAGCGCTGACGCAGATGGAAGAGTGCGAGACCGTCGCGCAGTACCTCGGCGACAAGTTTGTTCGCGGCTACGTCGCGGTGAAGCGCGCCGAGCACGAAAACTTCAAACGCGTGATCAGCTCGTGGGAGCGCGAGTTCCTGATGCTGAGCGTCTGATCAAAGCCAAAAGATCCCCTGTGTCGATCGTTCCCACGCTCTGCGTGGGAATGCAGCCCGGGACGCTCTGCGTCCCATCCAAAGCCGAACGCGGAGCGTCCGTTGAGGCATTCCCACGCAGAGCGTGGGAACGATCATTCGAAAAAGAGGTGTCGAAATGCGTCTGTTGAAATCCGTACTTCCGGTCGCGCTAAGTGTTCTGTTCAGCGCCGTAGCCCACGCCCAGCCCCAGGTCAGCGTCTACAACTGGACCGATTACATCGGCGAAACCACCCTCGCCGACTTCCAGAGCAAAACCGGGATCAAGGTGATCTACGACGTTTTCGACTCCAACGAAACCCTCGAAGGCAAGCTGCTCGCCGGGCGTACCGGTTATGACGTGGTCGTGCCGTCCAACCACTTCCTCGCCCGTCAGGTCAAGGCCGGCGCGTTCCTCAAACTGGATCGTGCGCAGCTGCCGAACTGGAAAAACCTCGACCCGAAACTGCTTGAGCTGCTGGAGAAAAACGATCCGGGCAACCAGCATTCGGTGCCGTACCTGTGGGGCACCAACGGCATCGGCTATAACGTCGACAAGGTCAAGCAAGTGCTGGGCATCGATCACATCGATTCCTGGGCCGTGCTGTTCGAGCCGGAAAACATCAAGAAACTGTCGCAGTGCGGCGTGTCGATGATGGACTCGGCGGACGAAGTGTTCCCGGCCATCCTCAACTACATGGGCATGGACCCGCGCAGTGAGAACCCGGAAGACTTTAAAAAGGCCGAAGCCAAACTGCTGAGCATTCGTCCGTACATCACCTATTTCCACTCCTCGAAATACGTGTCGGACCTGGCCAACGGCGATATTTGCGTGGCCTTCGGCTATTCCGGTGACGTGTTCCAGGCCGCCAACCGCGCCAAGGAAGCCAAGAACGGCGTGAACATCGCTTACGCCATTCCCAAAGAAGGCGCCAACCTGTGGTTCGACCTGCTGGCCATTCCCGCCGACGCCAGCAACGAAAAAGAAGCGCACACCTTCATCAATTATCTGCTCGATCCACAAGTGATCGCCAAGGTCAGCGCATCGGTCGGTTACGCCAACCCGAACCCGGCCGCGAAACAGTACATGGATCAGGACCTGGTCAATAACCCAGAGGTTTATCCCTCCCAGGCCGTGCTCGACAAACTCTACATCTCCTCTACCCCGCCCCAGGCGATCATGCGTCTGATGACCCGGTCCTGGAGCAAAGTGAAGTCCAACAAATGAATCAGTACACAACAGAACACGCCCGCTCCTACTACGCAGCCTCGGCTCGGGCGTCCACACCTTACCCGGTCATCGACGGTGATCTGAACGCCGATGTGTGTGTGATCGGCGGCGGGTTCACCGGGGTCAACACGGCCATCGATCTGGCGCAGCGCGGGTTGTCAGTGATTTTGATCGAGGCGCGCCGGATAGGCTGGGGCGCCAGCGGTCGCAATGGCGGTCAGTTGATTCGCGGCATCGGCCATGAAGTCGAAGGCTTCGCCAAGTATGTCGGGCAAGAAGGCGTGCGCTATTTGCAGCGCGCCGGGATCGACTCGGTAGAACTGGTGCGCCAGCGCATCGAGGCCAACGCCATCGAGTGCGACCTGCGCTGGGGCTTCTGTGACCTGGCCAACACCACTGCGCAGTTCGACGCTTTCAAGGATGAACTGGTCGATCTCGCCGAACTCGGTTATGCCCACGAAACCCGCATGATCGGCCCCGAGCAAGTCCGCCAGCAGGTGGTGGACTCCGGGATTTATGCCGGCGGCCTGCTGGACATGGGCTCGGGGCATCTGCACCCGCTGGATCTGGTGCAAGGCGAAGCACGGCTGGCGGCCTCACTGGGCGTGCGCATCTTCGAGCAGAGTCCGGTGCTGGAAATCATTCACGGCGCGACCGTACAGGTGCGCTGCGCCACCGGCACCGTACGTGCCGGCAGCCTGGTCCTCGGTTGCAACGCGCATCTGGACGAACTCGAACAACAACTCAGTGGCAAGGTGCTGCCGGCCGGCAGTTACATCATCGCCACCGAGCCGTTGTCCGAAGAACGCGCCGCGCAGCTGATTCCGCAGAATCTCGCGGTTTGCGATCAGAAAGTCGGCCTCGATTATTACCGGCTCTCGGCCGACCGGCGCTTGCTGTTCGGCGGTGCCTGCCATTATTCCGGGCGTGATCCGGCGGATATCGCTGCCTACATGCGGCCGAAGATGCTCAAGGTCTTCCCGCAACTGGCAGACGTGCGCATCGATTACCAGTGGGGCGGCAAGATCGGCATTACCGCCAACCGTTTCCCGCAAGTCGGGCGTCTCAAGCAGCACCCGAACGTGTTCTACGCCCAAGGCTATTCCGGCCATGGCCTGAACGTCACCCACTGGTGCGCGAAGTTACTCGGCGAGGCGATCCATGCCGGCCACAGTCAGGGCATGGACGTGTTCAGCGGCGTGCCGCACATGACCTTCCCCGGCGGCCCGGCGCTGCGTTCGCCCCTGCTGGCACTGGGCATGTTCTGGTATCGCCTGCGCGAAATGCTCGGCTAGCAGAACAAACAGCGCTGTCGCGATCTGATCGTTCCCCCGCTCTGCGTGGCAACGATCAATTCTGTTTTCTTACCTGGCGAGCTATACACATTTGCTCTATCGCCAAGCACTTCTATATTGATGAAGTGCTTTTGCGTTCCTGACGCTCAGTGCCCAATCATTGAAGGAGGACACGGATGAAGTCGTCAGCCACCGACGAGCCGCGAGCACCAGGCCAGGCCCCCATCAAGACCCGTCGCTTCGGCATATCGCTGGTATGGATCGTGCCGATCGTGGCGGTGCTGGTGGGCATTTCGCTGGTGGTGCACAACCTGATGCAGGAAGGGCCGACCATCATCGTCAACTTCAAGACCGGCAGCGGTCTGGTGGCCAACAAGACCGAAGTCAAATACCGCAACGTGGTGGTCGGGCACGTCACCGATGTCGAATTGAGCGATGACCAGAAGAGCGTCAACGCCACCATCAAACTGGCCAAACAGGCCGAAAGCTTCACCCGCGAAGACTCCCAGTACTGGGTCGTGCGCCCACGCATTGGCGCCGGTGGCGTATCGGGCATCGATACCCTGCTCTCCGGCGACTATATCGGCGCCGACATTGGCCAGGCCAACAACCGCGCCAAACAATTCAAGGGCCTGGAGAATCCGCCGCCGATCACCTACGGCGAACCGGGCAAGCGTTTCATGCTGCATACCCAGGACCTCGGCTCGCTGGACATCGGTTCGCCGGTTTACTACCGCAAGATTCCGGTCGGTCAAGTCGTCACCTATGCCCTCGATGAAGGCGGCAAAGGCGTGAACATCGAAGTGTTCATTCATTCGCCCAACGACGCCTTTGTCACCGAAAACACCCGTTTCTGGAACGCCAGCGGTATTGACGTCAGCGTCGGCGCCAACGGCTTCCAGGTCAAAACCGAATCGTTGTCGTCCATGCTGGTCGGCGGCATCGCTTTCCGCGCCCCGGACTACAGCCCCAACGACGTGGTGGCGGCCGATGACAAAGACTTCGAACTGTTCGCCGATCAGCAAACCGCCCTCGCCCCGCCCAACGGCAAGGCGCAATACCTGAGCCTGCGTTTCGACCAGTCCCTGCGCGGACTCAAGGTCGATGCACCGGTGGAATTCCTCGGCATGGAGATCGGCCGGGTGGTGGCGATCAACCTGGATTTCGACGCGAAAAAACGCAGCTTCCCGCTGAATGTCGGCATCGTTATCTACCCGCAACGCCTCGGTATGGCCTACGGCAAAATGCTCACGGCGTTCAAGCACGACCCCAATGACGAAGCCGCCGGCATTCGCCTGATCGGCACCTTTATCGACAACGGCCTGCGCGCCCAGGCCCGCAGCGGTAATTTGCTGACCGGCCAGTTGTACATAGCGCTGGATTTCTTCCCGAAAGCCGAAAAAGTCGCCTTCGATCCAACCTTGCGCCCGGTGGTCATTCCGACTGTGCCGGGCAGCCTCGAACAGTTGCAGGAAAAACTCGAAGCCGTGGTCGACAAGCTCAACAAAGTGCCGGTCGATCGCATCGCCAACAACCTCGACAGCAATCTGGTCGAACTGCGCAAAGGCCTGACCCAGTTCAACGCCAAGACCTTGCCGGGGGTGCAGAGCACGCTCGCCGATGTCAGCAAGACCCTGCAGTCCGCCAGCTCGACCCTGGCCGAAGATTCGCCGCAACGCGAAAAACTCACCGAGACCCTCGACGAACTCGGGCGCATGTCGCGCTCGTTGCGTGAGTTGTCGGATTACCTCGGTCGT of the Pseudomonas sp. Seg1 genome contains:
- a CDS encoding TonB-dependent receptor; this encodes MPAVFPSRLRPLLQLSLLLSLSASPLLIQSSWADESARRSYQVPAGSLSSTLTRFAGLAGVNLSVDPALVSGRNSNGLSGEFGVEEGFTRLLLGSGLQLQPVGEQAYTLIPAAQGSSLQLAPTSILGATDSSDADVFAGGQVARRGSQGLLGSKDFMETPFSMTTYTSETVKNQQARTLGDLIANDPSVRATNPAGGRYEQFTIRGFSLFNSDVAYNGLYGVLPTYTIDMEMADRVDILKGPSQLINGISPRGSVGGGINVVPKRATDKPITSLTANYASNNQIGGAVDVGRRFGEDNQFGLRFNGVKQSGDTEWDHQSVDRDMAVLGLDFRGERLRISTDVGHTERDTDAPQERVQVAANAKVPNANDVRDNYAQPWSQARTKDTFGTLNAEFDVGDSVMVYGGVGARKSNHDFLRHAVSVTNDAGDFSVQPRDFTRDENVRTATAGVRNWFHTGPVSHEVNLAASYFYMDFENGGARYAAGRSNLYDPVETAKPARPTRYDAKVYTENRFSGVALSDTLGFFDDRLLLTLGARWQRVKVDDWSDDVKGDTAYDEEKVSPSGGILFKATDKLSLYANYMEGLSQGKIAPSTSINEDEIFPPFISRQVEVGAKYDAGSYALTAAVFRIKQPAYETNATTRVFGPNGKRQNDGVELSVFGEPLKGFRLLGGVMYIDSELTRTTNGTFDGNRAPATPKYNVNLGAEWDVPNVQGLTLTGRGLYSSSQYLDQSNDKEIDSWERFDVGTRYAFKVDEKTITLRANVENVLDKRYWSSAGASDDSEPGLTLSTPRTYLLSATVDF
- a CDS encoding FecR domain-containing protein encodes the protein MRVAPSADAREVARAAAQWLALLESGEATEDDQARLQHWRSSDGRHEHAWQKIQLLRQRFSDLPSALAMATLDRPDPARRAALKRALGLAALVPTAWLISRQLPLDVWRADLHTSTGEHKRLALADGSSLQLNTASAVNVDLAARQLTLVRGEMALNVSGSSPLMINAPYGRISVSRSEVCVRLNERDCNVSVVRGVVQLQPLHGPALTLQQGQQVTLQASGAGPVTPFDALMPGWREGVLMAQNQPLGDFLRELSRYRSGLLRWDPALENLRITGSFRLDNTDQVLSLLAASLPIEIHTRTRFWVSLVPRNIPPTEKTG
- a CDS encoding sigma-70 family RNA polymerase sigma factor, producing MIEAAAPSEQSLQQLYRDHRGWLETWLRRRMGNAWDAADLSQDTFLRVLCSAQPIADMREPRAYLLTVGKRLLSNFYTRRSLEKAYLEALAQLPEESVPSPEHRWLLLETLQALDELLDGLPRPVRRAFLWSQLEGLGYREIAERLQVSERTVKRYMAQAYEHCLLVDF
- a CDS encoding helix-turn-helix domain-containing protein, which produces MTTCNPLQVQAFNTADVSEQIRATPGWVQHYQQMSPGHFAGQIRYLDLQGVEVYEEQMNTRVEQNFSAPSGALAFCFDRSDNALYLLNEDSRNIWITPENYQEIAVVFGPEFVRQHGLDVAKLEGLFMAPLNGGQNALFSRWLSSTLTKLSQAVDMPSKDALTKQLLEDCLFILDNARVNLDRSGLQRRTEERTIMKRVGEWAADSPEETLNLLELSNVAGVSLRQLQQAFKDYTGMTPSHWLRLRRLNSAHRELLSRRPTETTVAEVAMNWSFWHLGRFSSSYRALFNELPSETLKRLHK
- a CDS encoding glutamine synthetase family protein — protein: MNAPFDQLLTWLKDHKITEVECVVSDLTGIARGKIAPTNKFLHERGMRLPESVLLQTVTGDFVDDDIYYDLLDPADIDMVCKPVADAVYVIPWAIEPTAIVIHDTLDKFGNPIELSPRNVLKKVLQLYTDKGWKPIVAPEMEFYLTQRCEDPDLPLKAPLGRSGRAESGRQSFSIDAANEFDPLFEDVYDWCELQGLDLDTLIHEDGPAQMEINFRHGDALDLADQITVFKRTMREAALKHNVAATFMAKPIGDEPGSAMHIHQSVVDIATGKPIFANADGQMSELFLHYIGGLQKYIPKVLPMFAPNVNSFRRFLPDTSAPVNVEWGEENRTVGLRVPTSSPEAMRVENRLPGADANPYLAIAASLLCGYIGMVEGIEPSAAVQGRAYERRNLRLPITIEEALTQMEECETVAQYLGDKFVRGYVAVKRAEHENFKRVISSWEREFLMLSV
- a CDS encoding polyamine ABC transporter substrate-binding protein — its product is MRLLKSVLPVALSVLFSAVAHAQPQVSVYNWTDYIGETTLADFQSKTGIKVIYDVFDSNETLEGKLLAGRTGYDVVVPSNHFLARQVKAGAFLKLDRAQLPNWKNLDPKLLELLEKNDPGNQHSVPYLWGTNGIGYNVDKVKQVLGIDHIDSWAVLFEPENIKKLSQCGVSMMDSADEVFPAILNYMGMDPRSENPEDFKKAEAKLLSIRPYITYFHSSKYVSDLANGDICVAFGYSGDVFQAANRAKEAKNGVNIAYAIPKEGANLWFDLLAIPADASNEKEAHTFINYLLDPQVIAKVSASVGYANPNPAAKQYMDQDLVNNPEVYPSQAVLDKLYISSTPPQAIMRLMTRSWSKVKSNK
- a CDS encoding FAD-binding oxidoreductase → MNQYTTEHARSYYAASARASTPYPVIDGDLNADVCVIGGGFTGVNTAIDLAQRGLSVILIEARRIGWGASGRNGGQLIRGIGHEVEGFAKYVGQEGVRYLQRAGIDSVELVRQRIEANAIECDLRWGFCDLANTTAQFDAFKDELVDLAELGYAHETRMIGPEQVRQQVVDSGIYAGGLLDMGSGHLHPLDLVQGEARLAASLGVRIFEQSPVLEIIHGATVQVRCATGTVRAGSLVLGCNAHLDELEQQLSGKVLPAGSYIIATEPLSEERAAQLIPQNLAVCDQKVGLDYYRLSADRRLLFGGACHYSGRDPADIAAYMRPKMLKVFPQLADVRIDYQWGGKIGITANRFPQVGRLKQHPNVFYAQGYSGHGLNVTHWCAKLLGEAIHAGHSQGMDVFSGVPHMTFPGGPALRSPLLALGMFWYRLREMLG
- a CDS encoding MlaD family protein; its protein translation is MKSSATDEPRAPGQAPIKTRRFGISLVWIVPIVAVLVGISLVVHNLMQEGPTIIVNFKTGSGLVANKTEVKYRNVVVGHVTDVELSDDQKSVNATIKLAKQAESFTREDSQYWVVRPRIGAGGVSGIDTLLSGDYIGADIGQANNRAKQFKGLENPPPITYGEPGKRFMLHTQDLGSLDIGSPVYYRKIPVGQVVTYALDEGGKGVNIEVFIHSPNDAFVTENTRFWNASGIDVSVGANGFQVKTESLSSMLVGGIAFRAPDYSPNDVVAADDKDFELFADQQTALAPPNGKAQYLSLRFDQSLRGLKVDAPVEFLGMEIGRVVAINLDFDAKKRSFPLNVGIVIYPQRLGMAYGKMLTAFKHDPNDEAAGIRLIGTFIDNGLRAQARSGNLLTGQLYIALDFFPKAEKVAFDPTLRPVVIPTVPGSLEQLQEKLEAVVDKLNKVPVDRIANNLDSNLVELRKGLTQFNAKTLPGVQSTLADVSKTLQSASSTLAEDSPQREKLTETLDELGRMSRSLRELSDYLGRHPESLIRGRPDNAAPLDLKGPPRN